The nucleotide sequence actaattattatgttaaaaattccaacaaaatataaaaaaaattaaaaatcatatatatcaaaaaataaaatagtatataatatcattaaagaatgttttataaaacttttagaCCCCGACTTTGGAGTATCCTACTTTTATACAATTCATTGGGTTTAACAAACAATCAATATTTCACAATCAAGATGTAGTACTATTTATAATAgtggtttttatatattttactaacaactaaaatatgatcaaaagaaaaaatctcTATTTAAAAAGGCTTCTTCATAGGAATTCCATTGGAAAACATTGGAAGAATCTTCTGAGTTTTCCTATATCAATAGGTTAATTTTTTACAAAGAGAAATCCAGAATTGAGTTGGGTCAGGAGCTAGAACAAATAACTCAAGCAAGACGGAAATTGTCCCTTCATGATTAGAGGAAATGTTTTTGCAACCGAATCCCCATATCCTCGCTTTCAAAGACTTCAAAGACCTAGAATCTTTATCCGACTGATCCTTCTATGACTGATGACATAACACATACGGGAGAAAGACAGGAATTCCGCCCAAAATGAGGATTGATTGTTCTTGGGGGCTAATAGACTACCTGCAAGACTATAATCTACGTAGAAGACTTCGACTGCTAGCTGTAAATAGGCCAATTTTATgttccaattttataaaaagacaaacaaaatcaatattattatacAAATGATAAAATCACTCTTTAAACTCACCTAGTATGGCCAAGCTGCACTCCTGGTTGTTATGTGATGAATTGAACTGAGCTTGTTGAGCTTACAGGTTTAACCCGATTCATTATCTGATGGGGCCGCCTTCGAGGATGAACTTCCATCGCCAACCTCCACTACCCATGTTGCCTCCACGGCAACGGCCGCGACCTGGACGGCTGCAGCCTTCCCTATCAATAGGTGGGTCAACATCGATGCGTGCCGGCTCGCGCGAAACATGGGCCATTGCTGATGCTATTTTGGCCAAAAAACTGGACAAGGGAAAGGAAAAGGTGGGTGATTGTTCTGATAATATGTCTCTGCTAGACATAGTTAGAGGAGAAGTGGATATAATATCTCAACGGCTGAAACATCTTTCGGAGGAGTTCCTAGAGGGGCTCAAGAATGAGCTTCGGGTTATTCTTGAAGGAGCTGATGGTTCTCAGCATGGAGATGAGTTTTTGATACTGCAGAAGCTCATTCAGAAAAGAGGTGATTTGACAGCTAATACTCTGACTAGAGCTCACCGAGTTCAGCTGGAAATTCTTGTTGCAATCAACACAGGAATGCAGGCATTTCTTCATCCAAGTATGAGTCTCTCTCAAACTTCTCTCATCGAGGTTTTTCTATTCAAGAGATGCAGAAACATAGAATGCCAAAGTCAGCTTCCAGCAGATGACTGTACCTGCAAGGTCTGTGCTAATACAGATGGTTTCTGCAATCTTTGCATGTGTGTGAGCTGCAATAAGTTCGATTTTGAGGGGAATACCTGCCGTTGGATTGGTTGTGACCTGTGTTCTCATTGGACCCACACGGATTGTGCTATTCGTGATGGCCAAATCGGCATGGGGGCTGATGTTAAAACTGGAGCAGGCACAACTGAGATACTCTTCAGGTGTGGAGCCTGCAATAGGACATCTGAGCTGCTGGGTTGGGTTAAAGACATCTTCCAAATCTGTGCACCAAGCTGGGACCGGCAGACTTTGATGAAAGAGCTTGAATTTGTCACTAAAATCTTCCGTGGTAGTTTGGATTCCAGAGGAAGGAGACTTTCATGGATATGTGAGGATCtcatagaaaaaatgaaatgcgGGATGTCCGAATCAGTGGCTTGTAGGataataatgtttttctttcaaGGTATGCTAATCCTTAACGTTTCTTCTTTTCCTCGGTTACATTTACTTCTCTTTCTTGGACTTGTGCAAATATCTTCTTTTGTATGCTTGTACAGAGCTCGAGATTGAATCCTCAAGGAGCAAATTTGAGGAAATTGGTCGGATGATAGCTCCACAGGAGGCGTGCAGCCGAATTTCTGAGGTACTGCAGGAAGCCATTGCAAAAATGGAGAAGGTGGAAGAGGAGAGGGCTCGAATGTTGAAGAAAGCCAGACTGGATCTTGAGGTTTGTGATCGGGAGCTTGAGAATAAGGCTAGAGAAATGATGGAGCTAAAGatggaaaggaagaaaaagaaggaagaaactGAGGAGCTTGAGAGCATAGCGAGGCTAAAGCAGGCTGAGGCCGATACGTGGGAACTGAAGGCCATTGAGGCAAGGCGAGAGGCTGAGAGACTCCAGAGCATTGCACTCCCCATATCACACAAGGCAAAGAAAGAACATAGCAGCGGGTATCTTCAACTCCGTTTGAATAATGAGACTTAAGAAGGCATTCAAAAATCATTACATGACAAACATTTTTCCATGTAGGATTGTGATTTCCATTCCCATGAACCTCCTCTCTGGTTTGGGTGCATGCTCATGACCTTTGTTTCTTATGTTGTTAATGCATTTTGCTACTGATCTCATGTTGCAGTGATTCATTCTTTCTGTGGCAGCAGGCCCATGAAACTGACTTCTGCCACAGCTGCCTGGCTTCCATGATTTTTAGAACTAGGGATTATGTTACTTGGGAGGCATGAAAACTTTTCTCATAAAATTGCAGAAAATGAGAGGGTTGTACCAAATATCACCCACCCTTTGGccatgtttttcaaaacttgattttaaaaactacttttaagataaagaaaaaaaaaactgttttcaaatataagtttcaaaaaaataaaaccaaacagctctatatttataaaattttgtattgccaagttttaaaaatcacttgaaGTGATTTTTGGATTAGTACTTGACATAGGCTTATTCAAATAATtactttcttattattattattattatggtgTGACAAATTGCCATACCACCTTTTTGTTTGTTCCAAAGTGTAATAGATCTCAATTAGCATCTTTCATATAGGAGTACTACAAACAGATGTCCAATATCATTTAGGCTTCAAAACAATAagccaaatatgaaaattaaaaatggtaatttgttccaaattgcattattttattttattttattttcatattaaaaaatatgtatttattcACTAGGGTTGGGAACCCATTTACTTTCAATTATGtgaaaagagtgaaaaaaaaaaaagcacttaTTAGAAGTCTTATTGTAATTTTAAGGGGTACAtatcattcaattttaaaaattattctattgtGTAAtttagcatgtcattagtatgtATATTCTTtagataatgataataaataaaaaataaaaaacttcaatCTTAATTCAATAAGATAATCTTTGGATGACaaaaaaacatcaataaaatttatcatgGTTCTAACCTTCCAACTCTCATCCATCAATATTGATTTATTCAACAAATAGGGTTTCCATCGTTAACTCAAAATCTAAGTCAACAAACACAATATCAACTAATCAcacaagaacaaaaataaagaagatcAACATGATAGAGTGCATTGACGTTCAAAATTCACTaatcaaatgaaagagaaaagtTACATTGGTGAAGATTTTATTATTCCtaaggaattaattttttttaatatgaaccTTAAAAGTGGTAATAGGTAAAGTCCATTAgtgattaaatttaaaaaaaaaaattatgaatcatttttttatgaatataattttaattaaatttaagaattttctatataaattcattattatgtATCACTCTTTAAGCAGTTAGGGTAAAAGGATAACCCGATATTACGAATTTGGAATAAATACCACTTTAAGCATTGCTTATATTACATTTATGCCTAGTATATGTGACACGTTATAGTAttataaaaagacaaataaaattaatattattatacaaTCGATAAAATCACTCTTCAAACTCACCCAATATGCTCAAGCTGCACTCTTGGTTGTTATGGGATGACTTGAACTCAGCTTGTTGAGCTTACAGGTTTAATTGATTCATCATCTGATGGGATCACCTTCGAGGATGAACTTCCATCGCCAACCTCCACCACCCATGTTGCCTCCATGGCAACGATCGAGACTTGGAGGGTTGCCGCCTTCCCTATCATAGGTGGGTCAACATCCTCGATAGAGTAAcgtttttagaaattttgagggaaaatgtaaggaaaagaaaatgaggaaaagtgaaaaatataaaaataaaaatagattcaaagtcaataaattatttttatatgtttctttaaactcattttatttatttttctcgattatataaagattaaatgattttaaaatgcataatttttaactaattttaattttattttattttatttaatcttttttataatgaaaccaaataaaagaaaatcatttttcttaaattttttttgtcttagtATATCTGCCTAATATAGCCTAAATGTTTtcttataaggaaaaaaaaaatcataaaatttctttttattgtttagCCAATCAAGTAAAAgttcaagaaaatcaaaagatttaGCAATGCATATTTCCTATTATTTTCCTGACTTTTTAAAGCAAGTGAGATTACTTcactttcaaaatataaatatgggATGGTTGAAATGTTCTTTTGTATTGAAAAGGTATCATTCATATAATACGTTATTCCAGAACTTTGAAACGAAGATTTTCCttataaatctttttttcaCTACCAAGATTTTACCCTCCATTTTCTTAATAGGAAAAAGTGGAgaaatttgtgatttttttccTCCCCATTTTCCCTCTATATTCTCCTTTCTATCTTTGCCAACGTTCCAAAATAATCTCAAACATTTTTCCATAAGTATAGAGTTAGCTGCCCTAGCCACCAGTGATCAGAGAGTAAAACAATGTCGTCGGCCATGCTAAGGATTGTGATTGCCCTACTCTTCTTCACATTGGTTCTGCAAAACTCTAGTAAGTAGACAtcaaattttttctcattttactaGTTTGGCTTGGATTTAAACCTTAGGCATATCTAATTTCTGGACCATGTTACTGCTAATTTTGTGTGATGGTAGATGGGGCAGACTGGTGTGTGGCTAGACCGGATGCCCCAGAGGCTGAATTACAGAAAGGGATGGATTATGCATGCCAATTTGGTCAAACCTGCTCCCATATACGACCTGGTGAAAGTTGCTACTTACCGAACACTGTAAAGGATCATGCTTCTTATGCCTACAACAGCTACTACCAGACTCACAAGTTTGGGCCTGGGGGCGGTAAAGCTTGCTACTTCAATGGTACTGGCATGTACGTTTATTCCGATCCAAGTAAGATACATAGCTAACTCAACTCTTTCTTAATTTGCAATTTATGTACATTTTTACAATAAGAAAAGTTTAGATGATGGGAAAATGACGGGGAATATACAAATGGATGGAGAGTCAAGACTTTGAGACTTCAAGACTGCtaactttaagttaaaagaaataaacaccacctaactTGCATCATTTTTATCTTTGGTGACAGGTTACGATGGTTGTGTATATCCATATTTACATTGAAAAGCTTGGTGGATTTGTTAGGGGGTTTGCAACAAAGAACTCCTATTGTTCTCTAGCTTTTTTCTACGAccaatatgaaataaataaacgCAACTTCATGTTCAATTATGTTACTTGAGCTCATGGGCTTTGACATATTGGAAGCTACAATGAACGGTTAAGTTGTGAAAGATTAATTAATTCGATTTGGATTTGTGGAAAATTAGATTGAATTGAATGTGATGTTGATGGTAATGTATTCATTGTCacaaccaatgttttcagaaccgaaCGGTATTGAACCTGAAAAGTTATCAGTTTACAGTTCACTGGTCAACGATCGAACTACAATCGAACCgttgatgtcataaatatatattaagggTTTACTGTTGGGGGGGCCTTTATAGCGGCAAGAAGGGGCGCTTGCAACGACTTATGGGCTTCTTGTTCGGATTGCAAGAAGGAGGGTTTCGAATGTGTTTTTACATACATGCTAGAAGCCTCAAAATGACGTCTTTCGGTTCAACCTATTTTCAAGTCAATTGACCAGACTAGAACAACTAGCAACAAGaacataattttataaaaccaTGATCACAACATAATTTTATTGGGATTAATCAAGAAATTCATtttctcaaattaaaatattcttttaaaaggattagaaatatttttttaatgactaaacataatttatttattaaattatgtgtTGACCAAAGTTTTGAAAATCACTTGAAGTGATTTTTGAACTCCTATACTCGACATAGGATTATTCAAAtaattactttattattattattagtatgtAATAGATTTTCAATTAGCATCTTCATATAGAAGTGCTACCAACACATGTTACCAAtctcaattataaatattaaattccaATATAATTGAGGCTTCAAAACAATaagcaaaataggaaaattaaatatcacaatttGTTAAGAGATTGCATTATTTGCAATAATTGacttttcattaattttatttgttttccatattaaaaaatatatatttattcactTGGGTTCgaaaaagtattaaggaaatataaaaaatattaagaaaaatggttttctcatgtttggtttcaatacaaaaaatatgaaaaaataaataaataaaattaaaattagttagaaatttattcatttttaaattatttaatatttatatagaagaggaaaaataaattaaatgagtttgaattaacatatgaaataattattattattatcaatatacTTCCTTAAATCTGGgtagaatacaaaaaaaataagaatattaagaattgattttaaaaaaaaaaatagaagatttatttaattaaagattgattttaatattgaaataatggaaacttttaaaaactttacCAGCCATATTTTGGTTTGTagatttattataatttaatttatcaaatactaAATTGTTACTTTTGAAACTTACATCACTTCCAAAATCACAATATACTAAAtgctcaattattattattttttgtcacaatttatatttaattatttttacaaaatagtatatcatttatttttttatttcatgtgaAAATGTAATCCTTCTTGTTTCTCAAAACATGTcccattgaaaatatattatttttattaaatactaaaaatataaattattttataaaacatttaattaatttcttcaCTCTCCAACATGTAATAATGTCTTTCTACATctaaacataaattttaatccCAATTTGGAAAGCATTCAATAGGATATGAAAACCAACCCAATGTGGAAAAGTCTTAtctttaagcaaaaaaaaaaattctaaaagacGAGTGCAATAAGGTCAACTATTTTCTCTcgttttatctatatatatagacCAACAAGAAATTATGAATCTCAAGAAAAACTTTTGTGTTGTTTTGTTGGTGTCAATCTTATTTCTAAGATGAGCCAAATTTCGACTTGTTCACTATAGTATTGTTTATATCGATTTGTTACTTAATTGAATCAGATAGATTCCCACATTCTCTCTTGTGATTGTTTTCTTTAGGGAAGAACAATGTCAGCTACCATGATCAAGATGGTGTTAGCTCTGCTATTTGTCACATTGGTTAGATCAGGTAAGATTAATATTTGTACAGATTAAATTTTCCCTCTTTAGTATATAGTTTTAGGCTTCATAAATATTTAGCATTTCGAATTCTTATTGGGAACTGCAAATTTACTAATGTTAGATGGGAAAGAATGGTGCATAGCTAATTCCACTTGCCCCGACCCGGTGCTGCAACATGGCCTTAATTGGGCTTGTGCAAATGGAGCCGACTGCGACAAAACCCTACTTGGTCAACCTTGCTTCTTACCGAACTCCCTAAAGGACCATGCCTCTTATGCCTACAACAGCTACTATAAGAAGTTCAAGACCCAAGGGGCAACTTGCAACTTTGCTTAATTATACCGGAATACTCACCAATGTGGATCCAAGTAAGATATATAAacctacttcatttattggaatttgcatttttaatatccgttttaatcaaataatcctttCATTTATACTACTCCCTTTCAATTTTgtaatggaaaaaagaaaacgtAAATGAATGTGAAACATGTTAGGTAgtgtttcctttttttgttgaatagataaaaaaaaatcaaatattttaactttttctattcagttaaaaataatatgttaatatCAAGTAATATAACTAAACTGAACTTATTGCTcacaaattcattttaattatattggttggTATTGATAAATTACTTCAACTTAATTGAAAAAGtcaaatgttttgattttttttatttagtaaaaaaataaacatcatcaGTCTAATTATATCTTTTGAACTTTTCTTCTTTGTGTTTGACAAGCCATGAAAATTGTGTGTTCGATTAACTTTTTGGAGTTGAGAAGCTAGGAGCATCTGCGGCAATAAATCAGATCTAAGTTTAGGGGCTCTCCCTTTAGTGGGAAATAAAATGTATGCTTTATGTTATATGAACTTTGTACCTTAGCTCATGGTTTTTGATATATTTGGGGCCCATTTTCTTTTGCATAATGTTCAAGACTagtctttgtttcttttatacAGTTTGTTTCCTGATTAAGTTCAAATGAAACATAAGAGGGAAAAGAAAGTAAGCTCAGACATAGATCATCGGAATCACATTTTAATGGCTATTTTGGTATATTACTAACTCATATTCCAAGATTTGAATTAGCAGGCAATGGATGGTTTTTCCAATTGCAAATATGGTTATGAAATATAAACCTTTTTCAAtgatatatatttcataatgAAAATCATTTCCCCTATGGTCATGAAAATTAGATGGATCTCATTATTTGGTAGGGTTTGCAGACTCATTTTTATCTAAACTTCTTCACAATGGCAGAGCCAGAGAAAGAATTGAGAGTGGACAACATATGGACTTTAGTTGGGGGGTGGGTAAAATGAGACCAAGGTAATCGTATAACTTAGTGAAATGGAAATCTTAAAGAGATGAATGATGATTGAAGGTGATTCATGCACTTGGGTACTAATGGAATTCATCAAATACCAACAAAATATAAGaatccaaaggaaaaaaaagccCATGTTGAACTTTGAATAAGGGATTTTtgctttttctccttttagttTCCTTCACAACTAGGGTCATCTTGATGCTCTCTTGGCTAAAGATCTGAGTCACACCTTACACTGAACCCTTTTTTTGTAAAAAGACCAACATGGCCATTATCCGAAGTTTTGGAAAATGATTCAAGCAGTGCCCATTGGAAGTCCTAAAATGCTAATCTCATGGATGTTTACTACTAAACTAAGCAAGAGGCAGGGGTAATTAGGACTTTCAGAAGAGGGTAAGGCCAGTTTTAGTAAGATCAAGGAATATATAGATTATTCCATGACTACTTTCTTGAAAGCAGAGATGtaagagtttttttcttttttgttattctCAGGCTTCATAAGTATACAGAGTTAATCGTTGGTGTAATAAGCTTGTTTTGTTTGAATCAAAGCTCCAGGGAAGAATGCAGTCTGC is from Vitis riparia cultivar Riparia Gloire de Montpellier isolate 1030 chromosome 10, EGFV_Vit.rip_1.0, whole genome shotgun sequence and encodes:
- the LOC117923206 gene encoding OBERON-like protein, producing MLPPRQRPRPGRLQPSLSIGGSTSMRAGSRETWAIADAILAKKLDKGKEKVGDCSDNMSLLDIVRGEVDIISQRLKHLSEEFLEGLKNELRVILEGADGSQHGDEFLILQKLIQKRGDLTANTLTRAHRVQLEILVAINTGMQAFLHPSMSLSQTSLIEVFLFKRCRNIECQSQLPADDCTCKVCANTDGFCNLCMCVSCNKFDFEGNTCRWIGCDLCSHWTHTDCAIRDGQIGMGADVKTGAGTTEILFRCGACNRTSELLGWVKDIFQICAPSWDRQTLMKELEFVTKIFRGSLDSRGRRLSWICEDLIEKMKCGMSESVACRIIMFFFQELEIESSRSKFEEIGRMIAPQEACSRISEVLQEAIAKMEKVEEERARMLKKARLDLEVCDRELENKAREMMELKMERKKKKEETEELESIARLKQAEADTWELKAIEARREAERLQSIALPISHKAKKEHSSGYLQLRLNNET
- the LOC117923207 gene encoding glucan endo-1,3-beta-glucosidase 4-like, with amino-acid sequence MSSAMLRIVIALLFFTLVLQNSNGADWCVARPDAPEAELQKGMDYACQFGQTCSHIRPGESCYLPNTVKDHASYAYNSYYQTHKFGPGGGKACYFNGTGMYVYSDPKPNGIEPEKLSVYSSLGRTMSATMIKMVLALLFVTLVRSDGKEWCIANSTCPDPVLQHGLNWACANGADCDKTLLGQPCFLPNSLKDHASYAYNSYYKKFKTQGATCNFA